The genomic interval ACGTTACCGCCGTTTATCTGGGCTTATCGGCCGCCCCGGTTTTGGGTGGATTCCTTACACAATCGTTTGGATGGCAGAGCCTTTTTGTGCTTCCCATTCCCATTGGGTTGCTGGTGTTATTTGCAACTCCTTATGCGGTTAAGCAGGAGTGGGCCGACGCGCGCCACGAGCAGTTCGACCTCAAGGGTTCGCTTATCTATATTGCCTCCATGTCGGCCTTCATGTATGGTTTCTCCAAAATCCCCGACAACTTTGCCATTGCTTGTACCGTTGCAGGTCTTGCCGGTTTACTCTTCTTTATCCGAGTGGAGTGGAAGGCGCAGTATCCGGTACTCGATATGAAACTCTTTGCGCACAACCGGCTCTTTGCCATGAGCAACTTGGCTGCCCTAATCAACTACGCCACCACCTTTGCCATTACCTTTATTATTAGCCTCTACTTACAGTATGTAAAAGGGTTTTCGCCGCGCGAAGCCGGTACCATTCTGGTTGCACAGCCTATCATGATGGCGATAGTGGCTACCTTCTCGGGACGTATGAGCGATAGATACGATTCGCGCATTCTCTCCTCGATGGGGATGACAATCATTGCGGTAGGACTGTGCCTGTTGCTACCCATAAACGATAGCACTTCCAACGGCTATATTGTGGCTGCGCTCTTGATTCTTGGTATTGGCTTTGGGCTATTCTCTTCGCCCAATACTAACGCTATTATGAGTTCGGTGGAGAAGCGATACCTTGGCATTGCCTCTGCTACGGTGGGCACCATGCGCCTTACCGGACAGATGATGAGCATGGGAATAGCTACCCTTGTCCTTCATCTATTTATTGGCAACGATAAAATTAATCCATCAAACCATATACAGTTTCTGCATGCCTCTCACCTCACTATTGGCGTATTCATAGCCCTTTCGATTCTAGGTATCTGGGCTTCGCTAGCGAGAGGGAAAAGAGAGAATGTAAAAGATTAAAAGTGTGTCGTATTTATGCTGCA from Williamwhitmania taraxaci carries:
- a CDS encoding MFS transporter: METAAPKIHKNLLLILIMLTSFINPFMGAAVNIALPQIGGEFSMNAVTMSWVAMSFLLASAVVLVPMGKLADMFGRKKIFLWGNGVVVMASLMCAFSTSTSMLLIFRAIQGIGGAMMFGTSMAIVTSAFPPHERGKAIGMNVTAVYLGLSAAPVLGGFLTQSFGWQSLFVLPIPIGLLVLFATPYAVKQEWADARHEQFDLKGSLIYIASMSAFMYGFSKIPDNFAIACTVAGLAGLLFFIRVEWKAQYPVLDMKLFAHNRLFAMSNLAALINYATTFAITFIISLYLQYVKGFSPREAGTILVAQPIMMAIVATFSGRMSDRYDSRILSSMGMTIIAVGLCLLLPINDSTSNGYIVAALLILGIGFGLFSSPNTNAIMSSVEKRYLGIASATVGTMRLTGQMMSMGIATLVLHLFIGNDKINPSNHIQFLHASHLTIGVFIALSILGIWASLARGKRENVKD